GGCGATGGTGCCAGTCAGCTGGGTGTGTGTGCTCAGCATGGGATCTGGCTCACCGGGAGCAGCCGGCCGCAACTTACGGATGCTGGGAGGCAATTCTGCCCCAGGGTGGTTCTTCAGTATGTGAGCTTTCCTCTTACTGGCACTCTTATACACCTGCCCAGACATCAGTGATTAAAGGTGTGAATTTTCATGTTGCATACTGGGATGCTCttactaaaatgacaaaaataataacaattcCATCTTCAGTGAATGTGACAGGAACGGGACAAACTAACCTTGTCACAATACTGGCAGAAGTAATCCCTGTTGGGCTTGATAATTGGCAGCGTTAGCTCAGGCACATCATCAATACGCATCTCTGGGTGACGCTTGGACAAGTGATTAACCTGCAAGCAGAAAGATAAAGCTGGGTATACTCCAATACAAGCTCGACAAATAAAAAGCTCCCTCTGAGTTGGTCCTCACCAGCATTCCTCTGCGTCTGAATCCCATCATGCACACTCTGCATTTGAACATGAAGCTCTCGAAGTCGGTGGTGGGCACCTTCAGTTTGAGGGTTTTGGAGCGGTGGACTCGGTCAGCCTTCTTGGCCTCTCTGTCGGGATTGTGCATGCGCTGCATGTGCTCACGCAGCTTATCTTTCCTCTTTAAGTCACAGAAAAAGAATAGTTACACAAATACAATATCTAGATACTAACACTACTATATTTTAGTGctaatgacagaaatacattcTATGCTAGGTTTGATACATCAGATTTCTCTATTGAATGTAATTTAATTAGGCAACAACTTGACTGTGGTCAGCCCTTTATCATAACAGCTGAGTAGGTTTGTAGAACCTTTAAAAAGATCAATCCAAGAAAGGCAGCTGGTCCTGACAGGATCAGAGGTATATTCTGAAGGAGTGTAGGGAACAACTTAGCTCTGTGTTTGGACAGCTTTTTCAAATTTCACTTGATACACACCATATCCCCAGGGCATGGAAAACTTCACTCATGGTGCTCGTACCAAAAAGTGTCAAAAGCGTCTGTTTTAAATGATGATCGACCAgttgttttaattgtaatgAACAGCCTTTATTGTTTTAAACCATGTCCTTAGGGAAGCACAACATGAACTTGACCCCTTACAATCTGCATATAGGAATGGGAGGAGTACGGACTTTTGTATAAGCTGCATAATATTTATTGTCATCTTGACCAACCCAAACAATATGCTTGTGTTCTTTTTGTAGATTTTTCATCAGCCTTTAATACTATCAGACCTCATATTATGATGGAGAGATTAGTGCAGCTAGGAGTAAACATTAACATCATCAGATGGGTAGAGTCCTTTCTGACTGATTACAGTGTGTCAGAGTCAATGGGGCAGTGTCTTCTCCTATTATTACTAATACTGGGGCTCCACAGGGGAGCACTATGTCCCCAGTTTTATCTACCCTCCATACAAATGAATGTAGAAGCAACACATCTGATCATATTACTATTGAATTAGCTGATGACGCAGCATTTGTGGGTTTGATtcaagatgatgatgaaaccAGCTACTGGGTGTGGGTAGATCAGTTTGTTGGTTGGTGCAGGTCCAGTTTTCTCCATTTGAACACCAAGAAAATTAAAGATATCTTTGATTTTAGGAACAGTAACAACACCCACCAACAAATGACTATTGATGAGGAGGGTATTGAAGTGGTAGATGACTACAAATATTTAGGAACAATAGAATGGAATTCTAACACATATGTTATCTATAATAAAGGTCTGCAGCATCTATATTTCATGTGTAAACTGAGACAGTTTAGAGTGGACAGAGATATATTGGTCCTCTTCTATCGCTCCTTTGTGGagagcattttcatttttttgttccattgCCTGCTATTTTTCACTGTcagtgaataaaacaaaacaaacaataaaacaaactgcataAGACAGTCAATATGTCCAGTAAGATTGCTGAACGGCAATATTGCATGATGATGACCTGTGAGTCCCGAGTGGTGAGGAAAGGGCAGGTGATCACTAGAGACGTATCACATCCCCTATTTAGCGTATACAAGCCGTTATCATCAGGCAGACTGTATAGGGCGCCATTCCTCTGAACCAACGAGGCTTGCAGATTATTCATGCCTACCAGTTTTGCATTTCTGAACAAACTGTTAACTCGTCTTACCTTGAATTGTTTGCCACATGTTGAGCACAGGAAGTCTTTGCGATCAGAGTGGCGTAGCATGTGCAACCGCAGCTTGTCGGGCCGACAGAAGGCCTTTTCACAGTCTGGGCACTGGAAGATCTTCTCTGAATGGAAGCAGCGGATATGCTTCTTCACCTGAGGAAGAGAAAATCTTATAGTGTGAAAACTGATAATATATGACACCAGACTGGTACTGTGTTTAGGTCTAAAGGGCCAAAGCCCCTTCAAAGCAAATATGCATTACAATCAAGAGGCAACTAGTTTAGTTTCTGTTCCTCTTTGCAACAGAACTccataaaaaaattatatacCAATTACTGTGTAACTGCAGTTTTCCAAAAGAGAAGCCACTCGGGGTGATGCTTTACATTAACtaatgaaataaatttaaaatgtgttgtaaAAAATCTCTTGGCTTCATTGCATTGATTAGGGTGAATATATAAAGGAACAGTGTGACTCTGAGTTTGAATTACAATGGTCTGAGAACAGCTAAAAGGGTTTTGACTATTAACTTCCTGTCATGTATAACAAACGCTGTTCAGTTGTTCTATAATCATTGTATCTTCCTATAGGAGGCTTTCTTTACCAACCTGGATGAAGTCAGTAAAAGTCTTCTTGCAGGAGGGACAGGTGAAGCAGCCGTCCACCGCATGCACCCCTACGTGGTCTTTGAGCAAGTCCAACCTTTCGAAAGTTTCTTGGCATAAGAGACAAGAGTAGGAGCGGTTCTCTGTGTGCACCAACAGATGGTCCTCCAGGGCCGAGTCACTCATGAAACTCTTGCTGCAAATGTGACAGGAGAAGGCATAGGCTTCCCGGCCGTGGACACGCAAGTGCAGATCCAGCTTCTCTTTGTCCCGGAAGGCCTTGCCACAGTGGGTGCATTTAAAAGGACGGAAACTCTTTCTGATGAAAAGGTGCTGCAGTGCTGCATTCTGAGacggagaagaaagagagagagagaggaacaatTAGTAGAAAATCCAAACAGTGTTTTCTGGCATGGATGTGCTGAGACACTGGAAGAGGCTGATAGATGCAATGGAGTGTGCAGGAGGGGGCATATCCTGAAATGTCACATGAACATTAACACCATGGAAAATGACAAAAGGAGTCTTTGAACcttatgtgttttttctgacATTCTCCAGGTCCCACCTACCTGCACATCCATCTTTGAGGGAAGCACATATTGAGGAAGAGAGACACATTGTTGAAAAGACACCAAATAACAACAATCTAAAACACTGTTGCATTTCAGTGAGCTCACTGAGCGTCCTCTGATCATCTTACCCGTATCCTTTTGGCACGGCGCATATCCTGAGATGTGAGGTGGGCGTCTGATTGGCTGGTCTGTGCGGGGTCTTCCTTTAGTGGAACAGACAGGTCCATGTTGGAGGGAGGGGTGACTGACTCTGGGACTGGTTCCCCTGCAGAAGGTACAATCTGACCCTCTGCCTCAGTCCCGGCATCCGGTTCTGGCTCCACTACCTTTAGCCCGTTCTGAGCTCCCTCTGCTCGCTCCTCCAGCGACTGCTTGTCTGTCAGTTCAAGCATCTCCTGATAAAAAGGTAACTCAGTGAGAAATTCAGTAGCATATCTCAAAAATGCTTGTAGATTTTCTTTTcgagcaaaaatgccaaaacttcAAGAATAAGAAGCAAAATCTCATCTTTGAGAGCCTGGAACCATTAACTTTACATcctagtaaactgaatattttcgagttttggactgtttcagaaaacaagacatctgaagacagaGTCTATGAAACTGGcatagacatttttcacagttttctgatgaCGAACAATTAGttccaacaaaaaaacaaacaaaaaaaaaaaaatcaacaaatctATTTAAGATTCAATATTTTTAAGAATGTCTCATGAATATATTTTCCAATTATTATTAGGCTCtctattatattttaattgattgtttCAGCACTAGTATGAAAGAGAAAGGGAGTGCTAACCCTATTATAACATACAACAAGTATTAATGTGTCTCTTACTGTTGTTTTGTCCCCACCAGCTTCTACTGGTGGATCCAAACGTATGAATTTAGGCGGCCGCCCTGGTCTTCGTCCTGTCCCAAATCTCTTCCTGCCTCTTCCTCGACCTCGGCCTCTGGATCTAACAGAGGCAGACACAGTGAACATGGTATATTGGCTCCAATGCAGTAAAGACGTGAGGACATAGAAAGTGGTGTAATAAACAGGATTTTACCTTGTAACTGAGTTTAACTTGTCGTCATGCATGTTGAGATGTTGCTGCAGTTGTTCAGAGCTCACAAAGCGGCGGTTACACTCATAACAAGGCCAGTTCTTCTCTTGTTCCCGCAGCACTGACAGAACAACACAGTGAGGACCAGGAACAACCACTGCTACTAATCTAACACTAATGTGACTGTGATAGTTTGTAATGGGACATATGTTATTAGTGCTGATATTAACTAAAGAGACTCCTcaccttttctctcttcttccgTAACATCATGGATCTTCTGATTTACAAACTCTGCGTATGACGCAGCATACCACACCTGTGGAAggaaatatcattaaaaaaacaaatacttcTTATCCAAATATCCTTTATATATTAGGGCCTATTCAATCTTTGTTCtgtattctttcttttgttcgTTCTGCACCATTTTGTTAAAAGCATACAGTCCAGTACCTCATATGAAAGACTGACCTTGAGCTCTTGTTTTGGTTGGATGTTCTTGATGGTGGTGTAAAAGATCTCTGAGCCGTACTGATAGGCCACCAGGTTCTGCTCCAGGTGGTTCTGGGCGGGCCTCACAAACATCATCCAGTTACAGCTGTCCTCATCAGAAAGGTCCAACCACGTGTCGTCAGACTTCTCTCCGTCTTTCTCTGCATCCAGCATGCAAAGCTGAAGCAACAAGGAGAAAGGACCAGAGATTAGACTGAAAGAGTGCAATCTTAGATATTAAATGCTTGAAAACACAAGAGGTTATCATCAGTTCTTACTTACTCATCAGTTTCCCATCTCATTCACAagaatatttacttttttttatattgatagGACTCTGGAGTTACGAACTCTGCTCACTTTGCTACAGATTTttgtgtaaagcaataatagtAACTCTTATCTGATGTATCCCTCTATCTatggcatacagtatataacaaacaGGCCAAAGGAGAAAATGTGATACTCTTCTTATTATAAACTTAAGTTGAGaacaagtatttttacataaatatctTACTCAGTGTACAGGCACCCCGGTAACCTACTGatttagacacacacataaccacaacatccGCGGTTTGAGTCCAGCTGTggatctttgttgcatgtcatacccctctcttAATCCcagtttcctgtctctctacaCCTTCAgttgtctaaaaaaaaacttaacaggGAAATGAGAGCGTCAGTTTACTTTAAGATGAATGTAGTGGTCCTGCAGTTCACTCTGAGGAACCAGGGGTCCCTCCACAGGTCCAAACTGAGTGCGCTTTGGGATGCGTCTCTTGGAGAACACCCCACCCAGGAAGCGATCGATGTACAGGACCAGAGGCAGACTGGCCCGGGCCTTGGACATCACCGGCCGGTTGGGGATGGGGTGAAGGGGCCCGTGCTTCAGGCACACAGAGGGGTTGGCGCTATTACACTCCTCGCACCCTGAGAGCCCACAACAAGGAGAAATCAATGAGACAGGATTAAAATGTGGACTAGTTCTTCAATCTACTATGGAGCATGTCAGAAAAAAGGCAGTTTTTTCAGTGTCTTTGGATTTTTGTGATGTTCAATCAATAGttaatgttatattttcatgttttatgtataaaaaaaactactgacAGGTCAATCCCTTGTCAGTGAGCTGAGTATATTAAGTAAACCATCACTTCCACAGAAGAAAAACTCATTGTTCAACATCTTCTGCTGTCTGGTCTACATGACTGACAGAGACTCCTGACAGACCAGACTACCGTGTTACTACTGTGGAAGACATCACTCACAGAGGCTGTGAGGGTTGAATGACTGAGGCGGACGAGGCTCCCAGTCATCCATCTCAGAGTCTTCGTCTTCATCTTCGTCAGAATCATCTGTGGAGTCTGTGGCCCCCAGGGGACTGGTGGGGGCGTCCGTGATGTCAGCCATGGAGGTGAGCGAATTggacacagacagctgctcctGCGTGTGTTTGATCATTGTACAGAGTTAATACTCACTCAACTGTTCtgtaatgtgatgtaaaaatattacaaaactATATGCTATTTATTAATTATCTCCAGGGGATGTCAAATCTGATATTGTGattaagtgtttgtgtgaaatttcttcttttactttGACTTGTTTAGTCTTTGTGCAAAATgataagaaatatttttatcatgtcATTATAGCTGCACTGGACATATttcaatataaatgtaaaatgaactGCACCTGGTTAGACCACTTCCCAGCTGGAATAATGTTACTTTGCTTGAATGTGTTAACAAATGCGGCCTGACATTGTATAAATACATTATGACACAATTTTGTGCTTATGTTAGCTTGTATCACCCCACTATGTGCCATCATGTGTGTTTTAGACAAGAATAGATGAATGCTATTCATTGGTTTGAAAAGGTAAAcagaagcacacacaaacactgtgtcCTCACCTGGGAAACTGGCTCCAGGATGGCTTGTGGAGCCTCGGCTACATTACTGAGAACATGCAGATTGGCAGCATTCATGTTCTGTCCGCTTGGCAGCAAAACTGTGACCTACCAATGAGATGTGGTTGTTTTATGATTCTATTAAAAGACAGTAAACAGCAAGGTAGCGATATGACAGTCTAGCAAAGGTACCTGTTGAGTTGTACCATCCTGCTGAATATAAGCCACCTGTGGCTGATCAGCAAATACAGTCTGAAAGAAAATTCAAgaagaatatgaaaaaaatgccCATCAAAGGTTATGAGTGTCATCTAAATGTCTAAAATTCCAGCTACAAATATATCTGCCCTAAATAAGACCTTTTCTTACCTGAGTGCCATCTGCAGGGTGTATGTAGACCAGCGTGTGCTCTGCAGACTCTACTGAGGTATAGGAGTTCCCATCGGCCGTATAGACCACCTGCTGCTGTCCCCGGTCAGTCTGATCtccactgtacactatctgGGCCACTGCGCCACCTTCAAAATGCACCTgcaacatgtgaacacacaaaGGCTTTCAGCCACTTGCAGCATTATTATACTCCTTAGCTGTGACTAATCACAGATGTGTCTTCCATTAgctttcaaaaaatacaatCTACACAAAgtatatatttgttttcaacAAATAATGCGGagtttttctcctcttcaaGTCAATTTGGTAAGTAAGAAACCACTTTTTAGGAGGTCTGTCGCTGCTCTAGTAATTTAAACAAAAGGAGTGTGTGGTGAATTCTGGGATTCAGCAACAACTGTGATCAGTGG
This region of Thunnus maccoyii chromosome 6, fThuMac1.1, whole genome shotgun sequence genomic DNA includes:
- the prdm10 gene encoding PR domain zinc finger protein 10 isoform X2, whose protein sequence is METKQEPSAVWSQAANTDSGNSTQVHFEGGAVAQIVYSGDQTDRGQQQVVYTADGNSYTSVESAEHTLVYIHPADGTQTVFADQPQVAYIQQDGTTQQVTVLLPSGQNMNAANLHVLSNVAEAPQAILEPVSQEQLSVSNSLTSMADITDAPTSPLGATDSTDDSDEDEDEDSEMDDWEPRPPQSFNPHSLWCEECNSANPSVCLKHGPLHPIPNRPVMSKARASLPLVLYIDRFLGGVFSKRRIPKRTQFGPVEGPLVPQSELQDHYIHLKLCMLDAEKDGEKSDDTWLDLSDEDSCNWMMFVRPAQNHLEQNLVAYQYGSEIFYTTIKNIQPKQELKVWYAASYAEFVNQKIHDVTEEERKVLREQEKNWPCYECNRRFVSSEQLQQHLNMHDDKLNSVTRSRGRGRGRGRKRFGTGRRPGRPPKFIRLDPPVEAGGDKTTEMLELTDKQSLEERAEGAQNGLKVVEPEPDAGTEAEGQIVPSAGEPVPESVTPPSNMDLSVPLKEDPAQTSQSDAHLTSQDMRRAKRIRNAALQHLFIRKSFRPFKCTHCGKAFRDKEKLDLHLRVHGREAYAFSCHICSKSFMSDSALEDHLLVHTENRSYSCLLCQETFERLDLLKDHVGVHAVDGCFTCPSCKKTFTDFIQVKKHIRCFHSEKIFQCPDCEKAFCRPDKLRLHMLRHSDRKDFLCSTCGKQFKRKDKLREHMQRMHNPDREAKKADRVHRSKTLKLKVPTTDFESFMFKCRVCMMGFRRRGMLVNHLSKRHPEMRIDDVPELTLPIIKPNRDYFCQYCDKVYKSASKRKAHILKNHPGAELPPSIRKLRPAAPGEPDPMLSTHTQLTGTIATAPVCCLHCAKQYSSKTKMVQHIRKKHPEFAQLATTIQTPLTTTVISSAPAVISADGTTAETVVTTDLLTQAMTELSQTLTTDYRTAQGDYQRIQYIPVSQAGGNLSQPQHIQLQVVQVAPASSPHSQHPTVDVSQLHDPHGYSQHSIQVTGQPLSPTSQQASQELSPAQLTPVTLAQSHTLQTSSTQQQQQQQQQQQQQQQQQQQGTVQHAYIPGNWNYRGYPSEIQMMALPHAQYVIAEASTPVSGVNSNQVKTTHYVISEGQTELDTKQTAPQNTTQGHTEHLEQQPTNQQATTQYIITTTTNGSGTSEVHITKP
- the prdm10 gene encoding PR domain zinc finger protein 10 isoform X1, which gives rise to METKQEPSAVWSQAANTDSGNSTQVHFEGGAVAQIVYSGDQTDRGQQQVVYTADGNSYTSVESAEHTLVYIHPADGTQTVFADQPQVAYIQQDGTTQQVTVLLPSGQNMNAANLHVLSNVAEAPQAILEPVSQEQLSVSNSLTSMADITDAPTSPLGATDSTDDSDEDEDEDSEMDDWEPRPPQSFNPHSLWCEECNSANPSVCLKHGPLHPIPNRPVMSKARASLPLVLYIDRFLGGVFSKRRIPKRTQFGPVEGPLVPQSELQDHYIHLKLCMLDAEKDGEKSDDTWLDLSDEDSCNWMMFVRPAQNHLEQNLVAYQYGSEIFYTTIKNIQPKQELKVWYAASYAEFVNQKIHDVTEEERKVLREQEKNWPCYECNRRFVSSEQLQQHLNMHDDKLNSVTRSRGRGRGRGRKRFGTGRRPGRPPKFIRLDPPVEAGGDKTTEMLELTDKQSLEERAEGAQNGLKVVEPEPDAGTEAEGQIVPSAGEPVPESVTPPSNMDLSVPLKEDPAQTSQSDAHLTSQDMRRAKRIRNAALQHLFIRKSFRPFKCTHCGKAFRDKEKLDLHLRVHGREAYAFSCHICSKSFMSDSALEDHLLVHTENRSYSCLLCQETFERLDLLKDHVGVHAVDGCFTCPSCKKTFTDFIQVKKHIRCFHSEKIFQCPDCEKAFCRPDKLRLHMLRHSDRKDFLCSTCGKQFKRKDKLREHMQRMHNPDREAKKADRVHRSKTLKLKVPTTDFESFMFKCRVCMMGFRRRGMLVNHLSKRHPEMRIDDVPELTLPIIKPNRDYFCQYCDKVYKSASKRKAHILKNHPGAELPPSIRKLRPAAPGEPDPMLSTHTQLTGTIATAPVCCLHCAKQYSSKTKMVQHIRKKHPEFAQLATTIQTPLTTTVISSAPAVISADGTTAETVVTTDLLTQAMTELSQTLTTDYRTAQGDYQRIQYIPVSQAGGNLSQPQHIQLQVVQVAPASSPHSQHPTVDVSQLHDPHGYSQHSIQVQHIQVTEPSGTGQGATPVTGQPLSPTSQQASQELSPAQLTPVTLAQSHTLQTSSTQQQQQQQQQQQQQQQQQQQGTVQHAYIPGNWNYRGYPSEIQMMALPHAQYVIAEASTPVSGVNSNQVKTTHYVISEGQTELDTKQTAPQNTTQGHTEHLEQQPTNQQATTQYIITTTTNGSGTSEVHITKP